CATCAAGAAATTTGATCCAGGTTGGTGAGATATGGCCATATTATTCTATTCATCCCTCATTCTCCAACATTCAGTATAAAATTATATTCTAGTCTTGAATGTTTCAAAAAATTCAGCCAACAGTTATTGCATTTGTccagctatatatatatatatatatatatatatatatatatatatatatatatatatatatatatatatatattgttctcCACCTCTTCTGATAGATCTCAAAGATGGCTGCAACTTCAGTCCAAACCACCTTAACTTATCCTTTACTTCTAGCTGATGAGGAGAAACTCACAGCCTCTCATCCTCCAAACAAAAATGAAGTATCTTTCTTTCGAACATGTCTCAATGGACTCAATGCAATTGCAGGTTTAATTTTACTCTATAATCCTAATCATAGAGACTCGAAATTCGAGGTTTCGGATTTTATCATAATGTTTATTTTGGTGATTTTGATTTTTCAGGTGTTGGAATACTTTCAGTTCCATATGCTTTAGCCTCCGGAGGGTGGCTAAGTTTAGCACTTTTGTTTTTAATAGCCGGAGTAACATTTTACTCCGGTATATTAATGAAAAGATGCATGGAAATAAATTCAAACATTAAAACATATCCTGATATAGGCGAACTTGCTTTCGGAAAAACAGGAAGGTTAATAGTATCGATATCGATGTACACTGAGATCTACTTGCTTTCAATAGGTTTCTTGATTTTAGAAGGAGACAATTTGAGTAATTTATTTCctattgaagattttcatgtggcTGGTATATCAATTGGTGCAAAGCAATTTTTTGTGATATTGGTTGCACTAATTATTTTGCCAACTGTTTGGTTGGATAATTTGAAGTTGCTTTCTTATGTATCTGCAAGTGGTGTCTTTGCTTCTGCTATTATTATACTGTCCATAGCATGGACTGCAGCATTTGATGGAGTTGGTGTTCATCAAAAGGGTGATTTGGTAAATTGGAATGGGATTGCAACTGCTGTTAGCTTGTATGCTTTTTGCTATAGTGCACATCCTATTTTTCCTGTTCTCTATACTTCCATGAAGAACAAACATCAATTCTCTCAAGTAagttcttttactttttttttcttcttcttaatttagatgatttgatttatgatttctttaaattttttatttaagttgAAAAGTTTATAAGTATAAATAAATCAGAGCCGACAAGACTGCAATTTATGGTTAAGCTATAAATATCTCCATTATTGTCTCTATTTTTTAATTTGGGGAATTCCTCCCCTTATCCCACAAAGATATATAATGCTTCTTTTGAGAAGACTTTCTAgttgaataa
The Vicia villosa cultivar HV-30 ecotype Madison, WI linkage group LG6, Vvil1.0, whole genome shotgun sequence genome window above contains:
- the LOC131611191 gene encoding amino acid transporter AVT1I-like, producing the protein MAATSVQTTLTYPLLLADEEKLTASHPPNKNEVSFFRTCLNGLNAIAGVGILSVPYALASGGWLSLALLFLIAGVTFYSGILMKRCMEINSNIKTYPDIGELAFGKTGRLIVSISMYTEIYLLSIGFLILEGDNLSNLFPIEDFHVAGISIGAKQFFVILVALIILPTVWLDNLKLLSYVSASGVFASAIIILSIAWTAAFDGVGVHQKGDLVNWNGIATAVSLYAFCYSAHPIFPVLYTSMKNKHQFSQVLIVCFMLTTAGYASMAIIGYLMFGSKVESQVTLNLPLNKISSKIAIYTTLVNPISKFALMAIPITNALKELLPTTYKNNRMTNIFMSTALVISIVVITLTLPFFGSLMSLVGAFLTVTASILLPCLCFLKISDTYMKFGLETITIMVIIFVGLVMGISGTYTSIVELIQNL